A window of Candidatus Hydrogenedentota bacterium contains these coding sequences:
- a CDS encoding rod shape-determining protein, giving the protein MFSHDMAIDLGTANTLVYVKGQGIVLCEPSVVAINTKTGKPRAVGNEAKNMIGRTPGNIIAIRPMKDGVIADFEITQEMLRHFIQKVHNRNRLVWPRVAISVPSGITEVEKRAVIDSAMKAGAKKVYIIEEPMAAAIGAGLPVHEPQGCMVVDIGGGTTEVAVISLGGIVFAKSVRVAGDDMDQAIIQHLKRTYNMVVGERTAEDIKIAIGSAFPLKDELEMQVKGRDQVMGLPKIITITSEEIRESLREPVSAMVDAVRVTLERTPPELSADIVDRGVVLAGGGANLRGLDQLLAKETGLHVTVSEDPLTAVVLGTGKFLEELKNYPDEEM; this is encoded by the coding sequence CTGTTTTCCCACGACATGGCCATCGACCTGGGCACTGCGAATACCCTGGTCTACGTTAAGGGCCAGGGCATTGTCTTGTGTGAGCCGTCCGTGGTCGCCATCAACACCAAGACCGGTAAACCACGGGCGGTGGGCAACGAAGCCAAGAACATGATCGGGCGCACGCCGGGCAACATCATCGCCATTCGCCCCATGAAAGACGGCGTCATCGCCGATTTCGAGATTACCCAGGAAATGTTGCGGCACTTCATTCAGAAGGTGCACAACCGCAACCGCCTGGTGTGGCCCCGCGTCGCCATCAGCGTGCCCTCCGGCATCACTGAAGTGGAAAAACGCGCCGTAATCGACAGCGCCATGAAGGCCGGCGCGAAAAAGGTCTACATCATTGAAGAGCCCATGGCGGCGGCGATTGGCGCGGGCCTGCCCGTCCACGAGCCCCAGGGCTGCATGGTCGTCGACATCGGCGGCGGAACCACCGAGGTCGCCGTGATCTCCCTCGGCGGCATCGTGTTCGCAAAGTCCGTGCGCGTGGCCGGCGACGATATGGACCAGGCCATCATCCAGCACCTGAAGCGCACCTACAACATGGTCGTGGGCGAGCGCACCGCCGAAGACATCAAAATCGCCATCGGATCCGCGTTCCCCCTGAAAGACGAGTTGGAAATGCAGGTCAAGGGCCGCGACCAGGTCATGGGCCTGCCGAAAATCATTACCATAACCTCCGAAGAGATCCGGGAATCCCTCAGAGAGCCCGTCAGCGCCATGGTGGACGCCGTCCGGGTTACCCTCGAGCGGACTCCGCCCGAGCTCTCCGCCGATATCGTCGATCGCGGCGTGGTGCTCGCCGGCGGCGGCGCCAACCTCCGGGGGCTCGACCAGCTCCTGGCGAAGGAAACCGGGCTGCACGTCACCGTTTCCGAAGACCCGCTCACCGCCGTCGTATTGGGCACGGGCAAGTTCCTCGAAGAGCTGAAGAATTACCCGGACGAGGAGATGTGA
- the mreC gene encoding rod shape-determining protein MreC: protein MNLARTISAHRPEVILAVLSVLSLASLASGASSTIIHNALTRAVSITGYPILAARTAVEEGIAYTFDFIWNYNALRRENAKFRQVQAELEVARSRQEELAAENRRLRSMLGFARSEPRYTLMPARVIENLRGMITIDRGRVHGIEPRMGVITSDGVVGMVTEVHDFTAGVATLHHRDCHVAAMVYRNRVRAYDGVVKANGTDYNYICTMDFIDMKNEVRKGDILVTNPESLFPAGLPVGTVSVVHETGGALWRWAEVEPAVNPYVLDEVFVVTRYVPAEPYFTGSGQQDTYRTARSLAPALPDDRSIQERFAP, encoded by the coding sequence TTGAATCTCGCCCGAACCATCTCGGCGCACCGCCCCGAAGTCATCCTGGCCGTGCTGAGCGTACTCTCGCTCGCCTCGCTGGCCAGCGGCGCCTCCTCCACCATCATCCACAATGCGCTGACGCGCGCCGTCAGTATTACCGGCTACCCCATTCTTGCCGCGCGCACCGCCGTCGAGGAGGGGATCGCCTACACCTTCGACTTCATCTGGAATTACAACGCGCTCCGGCGCGAAAACGCGAAATTCCGGCAGGTCCAGGCCGAGCTCGAAGTGGCCCGGTCACGCCAGGAGGAACTGGCGGCGGAAAACCGCCGCCTCCGGAGTATGCTCGGATTCGCGCGCTCCGAACCCCGCTACACCCTCATGCCCGCACGCGTGATCGAGAACCTGCGCGGCATGATTACCATCGACCGCGGGCGCGTCCACGGCATCGAGCCCCGCATGGGCGTCATCACCAGCGACGGCGTCGTCGGCATGGTGACCGAAGTCCACGACTTCACCGCCGGCGTGGCCACACTGCACCACCGGGACTGCCACGTCGCCGCCATGGTCTACCGCAACCGCGTCCGCGCCTACGACGGGGTAGTCAAGGCCAACGGAACCGACTATAATTACATCTGCACCATGGACTTCATCGATATGAAGAACGAAGTGCGCAAGGGCGATATCCTCGTGACCAATCCCGAGAGCCTGTTTCCCGCCGGCCTGCCGGTGGGCACGGTCAGCGTTGTCCACGAGACCGGCGGCGCCCTCTGGCGATGGGCCGAGGTGGAGCCCGCCGTAAACCCCTACGTGCTCGACGAAGTGTTCGTGGTCACCCGATACGTGCCCGCCGAACCGTATTTCACGGGCTCCGGACAGCAAGACACCTACCGAACGGCCAGGTCGCTGGCGCCGGCCCTGCCCGATGATCGCAGCATACAGGAACGATTCGCACCATGA